The genomic DNA CGCAAACTGCTCGACGAGATGATCCCCGACAAAATCCCGATCGACGTTTTGCACGCCGTTTTGCGACTGCTTCTGGAAGAGCAGGTATCCATCCGCAACCTGCCCCTGATCCTCGAGGCCGTTGCAGAAGCCCGTGGCGAAAACGCCCAACCCGAAGCGATTTGCGAGAGGGTACGTCAGCGGCTCGGCTTTCAGCTGGTGGCAGAGATGCGGCGGGACGACGGAAGTTTGCCGCTGATCCAACTGGCGCCGGAGTGGGAAGACACATTCGTCAGCCATCAGGTCGATGCGGACCGTGGTCTGGACATCGCGCTGCCACCCGACATCTTCAACCAGCTTGCCGATCGCGTGGCAGACAAACTGCGCGAGGCAAGCCAGAATGGCATTTTTGCGGCCCTCGTCACCAATACCAAACGTCGCAGATTTTTGCAGACGGTGATGCGTGCCAAAGGGATCCAGAATCCCGTGCTGTCGTTCGAGGAAATCGGCATTGATACGCGCCCGTCACTTGTCGGGGTTGTCGGTCAATGAACGAAAGCCTCGCCGCGCTCCTTGAAGTTGCGCAAACCTATCTGGGCAACGGTTTCATCGTTTTCCTGCGCGTCGCAGCTTTCGCCGCTTTGCTGCCCGGATTCGGTGAGCAGACAGTGCCCGTACGGGTAAAACTCGGGGTCGCGCTGGCGTTCACCCTTGTTATTGCGCCGGCCATTCCGGCGGACGTAATCGCAGGTTCGGGGTACTCCATTTTGTGGCTGATCGTGTCCGAGGGATTGGTTGGTGCCATGCTCGGCGTCGGCTTGCGATTGTTCGTGCTTGCTCTGCAAACGGCCGGATCGATTGCCGCACAGTCCACATCCCTCGCTCAACTCTTGGGCAACCAAAGCGCGGAGCCGGTGCCTGCGATGGGTCATATTCTCGTGGTCGGGGGATTGGCCCTTGCGATGCTTAGCGGTTTGCACGTCAAAGCCGCTCAATTCATCATTCTTTCCTACGACATGTTGCCGGTGGGCATGGTCCCGCTTGCTACGGATCTTTCCGGTTGGGGGACCGCGCGGGTCAGTCACGCCTTTGCTCTGGCCTTCACGCTGGCTGCACCTTTTGTGGTTCTTTCGGTGCTCTATAACCTCGGGCTTGGCGTCATCAACAGGGCGATGCCGCAACTGATGGTCGCTTTCGTCGGTGCACCGGTGATTACCGCGGGCGGGCTGATCATTCTTGCTCTCGCAACGCCGCTTCTCTTGTCGACCTGGCTCGCGGCGGTGGACGTGTTTCTCCTCAACCCGTTCGAGACGCGCTGATGAGCGGGCAGGATGACGACAGCGAAAAGAGTTTCGAGGCCACGGCTCACAAACTGCAAGAAGCACGCAAGAAGGGTGAAATTGCCCTTTCAAACGATCTGTTATCGGCTGCTGCATATCTCGGACTGCTGGTTGCCCTTGTGGCCGCTGGCAGCTTTAGCGTGGACCGCGTGACAAGCACGATGATCGTCTTGCTCGATCAGTCATCGCGGCTTTCCGAGCTGTTCTTCGCAGGAGGAGCGGCAGCGCCGGTTGGCGGCTTGTTGCAGCGTATCGGTGGTGGGCTTCTGCCCGTTTTTGCGTTGCCCGCTATCGGCGTGATCCTCGCGCTCATTGCACAGAAAGCGCCGGTGTTTGCCCCGACAAAGCTGGCGCCGAAACTGTCCCGGATTTCTATCATCTCGAACGCCAAGAACAAGTTCGGGCGCAGCGGCCTGTTCGAATTTTTCAAAAGCTTTGTGAAACTTTGCATCTTCTCGACCAGCCTGACGATATTCCTGAAGGTCTGGATGCCCGATATGATTTCGGCGCTGCAAACGGGCCCGCAGATCGTCATCGGGCTGCTGGCGAAACTATTCATCGGTTTTTTGCTGGTGGTGGTTCTGGTGTCCGCGGCGATCGGATCGATCGACGCGATCTGGCAACATGCAGAGCACATGCGCAAGAACAGGATGAGCCGCAAGGAAATCACTGACGAGACGAAAAACAGCGAAGGTGATCCACATCTGAAACAGGAGCGCCGGCAGAGGGCACTGTCGGCCAGCCAAAACCAGATGATGAAAGATGTGCCAAGTGCCGACGTGATTATCGTGAACCCCACGCATTATGCCGTTGCCCTGAAATGGAGCCGCGCCCCCGGCGAGGCCCCTGTCTGCGTCGCCAAAGGTGTCGATGAAATCGCGGCAACAATCCGCCGCGTTGCACAGGATGCAAATGTGCCGATCCACAGCGATCCACCAACGGCACGCGCGTTGCATGCGACAATCGAGATCGGACAAGAGATCGAGCACGGGCATTTTGCGGCGGTCGCAGCGGCGATCCGCTTTGCCGAAGCGATGCGTCACAAAGCGAAGGGGCGGGTATGAAGGATTTGCGTAAGCTGGAACAGCTGCAGCTCATCACGGCAGCAAAACACCAACAGCAACAACAAAGCTACCGCCGGTTGATGGAGCAAGAGAACAACCTGCGGGCCGCGTTGCGCAAATTGGATCTGCATGCGGCTGAGGCTGTAAAGGGCGCGCCCGATCTGTCACACCAGTCTCTGGGTCTCACAACACTTTGGCATGCCTGGGTCGGAAAGCAGAAAACACAGCTCAATATGCAGCTGTCGCAGGTTCTATCGATCAAGGAATTTCATCTCAAGCAGGTCCGCCACTCCTTTGGCCGCGAAGAAGTGGCCACCCGCCTCGTGGCGCAGGAAAGGAAAAACATTAAACAGCGCGCTGCGGCCGCGCAGTTCGAGCGGATCAGCAGCATCGCTGTGATGCCAGCAAAGGATCAGTAATCCTGGCGCGCGATTTCGATGATCAGGATATCCGAAACCGCTTCTTTTCCGAGATCACGTTGCGCGATTTCCTTCAGCGCTGTGCGCAAGCGGCCAAGCGTCACCGCGTTAGTAAAGGATCCGTCAAAGCCTCCGACGTTCGCGTGGTCGAATAGGATTTGCAGAAAGGAATCCCGAAGCTTGGGCTGCTTTTCGTAGATGATTTCCTTGCCGCCCGCGGGAACTTCAACGCTCAAAGAAAGGATGACCAGCGCGTTTACCCGCTGGCTGTCGACGATCGGAACGACAAACTGGTTTTCCAGCTTCACATATTCGACGGCCCCGTCATTTGGCGCATCGGCCGTATGATCATCACCGGTGGCGTGATCTTCCCCAGTATGGGTTTTTTCCTCGCTACCGGATACGTCAGCGGCGGTGGCCTCAGGGGCAGCGGGGCGCAAGTAGATACCTGCACCAACGCCCGCTGCAGATCCGAGAAGGAGCAATATGACCGGCAGGATTTTTTTCATCGGCTTTAAATTCCCTTAGAATGGCAGCACGGCATCGAGGACCTGTTGACCGATACGCGGCTGTTGCACGTCGGTAATTTGACCGCGCCCCCCGTAAGAAACCCGCGCGGACGCGATTTTGTCATAGGTGATTTCATTCTGTCGCGAGATATCGGCCGGACGGACGTAGCCGGTCACCAACAGCTCCCGCAGTTCGAAGTTCACCCTCAATTCCTGGCTTCCCGAAATCGCAAGGACACCGTTTGGCAAGACGTCGATAACTGTCGCCGCCACGCGTAGGGTCAGCTTTTCGCTGCGGGTCACAGATCCGTCGCCGCCGGACGAGCTTGCTGAATTCAGCCCGACCAAATCGGCACTCGTCGCCCCTTCGGGGAGTTCACGGTCAAGCCTTTGCGGAATGCCCGCCAGATTGGGGATATTCAGAGACTCGGACCCGTTGCGGCGACGATCGGTGGAATTGGAAATCTCGGCCTCTTCATCGATTTCGATCACGACGGTGAGAATGTCGCCACGAACGACGGCCCGGCGATCCCCCAGAAGAGACGCGCGGGTACCCGACCACAAAGACGCGCGGTCAACCGGGCGTTCTTCGATAATGGCGATCGGGAGACCGGGATCGACCATTGCGGTTGTTTCCGGCGATGCGGCCGTCGGGGTGAAACTCGGCGGTTTGCCAAGATGATCGGATCTGCCGCAGGCGCCCAGCGCAATCAATGCGAAAAGCATGGTGATATTCTTCACACGCTATCTCCTTACTATAAGTGAGCCATCGGGTTGAACCTGACCGAATAGGGTCGCACGGGATGTCAGGTTCATTGCGCGGATCATGTCACCCGCGGCACCACGTTCGAGCGCGCGGCCCTCGGCGCTAATCACCAGCCCCTGACCTGTAAACCGCAAGAGTACGAGCTGATTGCGGTCCACCAGTGCAGGAGGCCCGATATCGTCGAGGTAAATCGGACGTCCGGGGTAAAGCGCCACGCGGGCCTCTTGACCAATCACATCCGATAGCCGTGAGAAGCCGTTCGGCAAATCGCCCTTGGCAAATTTTACGTCCATTTCGGTGATCAGGGTATTGGGCCGGATGGTACGCGACGGCACGACCGTGTCTGCAAGCGCAGGGATCGTGCACGCGAGCCAGGCCAGCGATGCAAACAGATTTTTCATTATCTTACCTGTGTTGTTGCGCTCATCATCTGGTCCACGGCCGAGATGACCTTGGCATTCATTTCGTAGCCCCTCTGCGCCTCGATCAGCTCGGTGATCTCGCGAACGGCGTCGACAGAGCTGTCCTCAAGATAACCCTGTCGCAGCGTGCCCAGGCCGTCTTCTCCGGGGGTGGAAACCAAAGCGGGACCGGAGGCTTCGGTTTCCAGGAAAAGGTTGCTGCCAACGGCTTCGAGGCCCTTGGAATTGGTGAATCCCGATAGCGTGAATTGGCCCAGCAGTTGCGCTTCGGTCGCCTCGTTGAAATAGGCGTAGACTTCGCCCTCCGCATTGATGGAGATACTGCGGGCGTCAGACGGAATGACAATCTCGGGCGCGACCGGAAAGCCGTCGGATGTCACAATCAATCCGTCGCCGGTCCGTTTCAGCCCTCCGTCACGCGTATAGGCGGTTTGCCCGGATGGCAATGAGACCTCGAGATACCCAAGGCCATCGATCGCGACGTCGAGATCGCCCTGGGTCGCGGATAAGGAGCCCTGTTCAAGCGTGAGGCTGACGGCTGCAGGCCGTACGCCAAGCCCCAGCTGGACACCTGTGGGAAGCACGGTGCCGTCAGAGGCATTGACCGCGCCGGCGCGGGCCACCTGCTGATAATGCAGATCCGCGAATTCGGCACGCCGGGCGTTGTATCCGGTCGTGCTCATGTTCGCGAGGTTGTTGGAAATGGTCTCTACACGGGTTTGCTGGGCGCTCATCCCGGTGGCAGCGATTTTAAGGGCACGCATGTTCTAGTTCCTTTCGAAGGCGGATTAGGATTGCGTCAGGGTCTTGAGGGCAGCACGCATGCGACCATCTTCGGCTTCGAGAAAGCTCTGGCCCATCTCATAGGCGCGCTGAACGTCGATCATCCGCGCCAGTTCGAGCAGCGGATTGACGTTGGATGCTTCGACAAACCCCTGCATGACACGCGCATCCAAAGCGGGTTCGACACCTTCATCGGCACGAAACATCACTCCGTCTTCACGCACCATGTCGAGCGGGGCCAAGGGGCGCATGATGCCGAGTTGTCCAATGGGCGCACCGTCCACGCTCAGCGTACCGTCATTCGACACAGAAATCGGCCCCGCGCCGGTGGGCACAAAAACAGGTGCGCCGCCCGCGTCGAGAACACGAAAACCATCATTCGTGACCAGTTCGCCTTCGGCATTTGGGGTGAAACTACCGGCGCGGGTCAACCTGTCGCCCGTTGGCGTCTGGATCATGAAGTACCCGTCCCCCTCGATAGCAAAATCGAACGTGCCGTTCGTTTTGGTCAGCCCTCCTTGTTCAAATGAGGTTTTGCCGACATTGCCCTGTCCCATCGACAGCGAACTGTCGTGTTCGATGCTCTGCACGTACTCGGAAAAGATCATACCCTCGGCCCGAAACCCGGTGGTCGCGGCATTGGCGATGTTGTTCGCAACGACCTGCATTTCGCGTTGCAGTCCGGATTGGCGGCTGAGCGTGATATAGCCTGCGCTGTCCATGCTATCCTCCTGTGATCAGCGGAATGATCCGCGTGTGAAAGAACGAAACGAGCGTCTGGGTCATGAAGCCCATCGAGATCCAGAAAACGACGACGATGGCGCCCAGTTTCGGTACAAAGGTCAGCGTCATTTCCTGCACCGATGTCAGAGCCTGAACGAGGCCGATTGACACGCCGGTGATCAACGCCACCGCGAGAATCGGCAGCGAGATCATGAAAGCGACCCAAAGTCCTTGACGCATCGTGTCGTAGAACAGCACCTCATTGAGCATCAGACGGGCATCCGCAGAATTTCCTGATAGGCCTCGACGACCTTGTTGCGTACGGTGACGGCCGTTTCGACAGCGAGTTCTGTCTGCGCCAACGCCTGAACCAGGGCGTGCGGATCCGCGTTGACGGCCATTGTCTGGGTTGCCGTTTGTTCCGACGCGGCGAGTGTCTGCGCAAAATCGAGCGCCATATCCTTGGCGGCGGCCCCGATGCCCCCCGC from Sulfitobacter sp. S190 includes the following:
- a CDS encoding flagellar biosynthetic protein FliR, with translation MNESLAALLEVAQTYLGNGFIVFLRVAAFAALLPGFGEQTVPVRVKLGVALAFTLVIAPAIPADVIAGSGYSILWLIVSEGLVGAMLGVGLRLFVLALQTAGSIAAQSTSLAQLLGNQSAEPVPAMGHILVVGGLALAMLSGLHVKAAQFIILSYDMLPVGMVPLATDLSGWGTARVSHAFALAFTLAAPFVVLSVLYNLGLGVINRAMPQLMVAFVGAPVITAGGLIILALATPLLLSTWLAAVDVFLLNPFETR
- a CDS encoding flagellar biosynthesis protein FlhB, yielding MSGQDDDSEKSFEATAHKLQEARKKGEIALSNDLLSAAAYLGLLVALVAAGSFSVDRVTSTMIVLLDQSSRLSELFFAGGAAAPVGGLLQRIGGGLLPVFALPAIGVILALIAQKAPVFAPTKLAPKLSRISIISNAKNKFGRSGLFEFFKSFVKLCIFSTSLTIFLKVWMPDMISALQTGPQIVIGLLAKLFIGFLLVVVLVSAAIGSIDAIWQHAEHMRKNRMSRKEITDETKNSEGDPHLKQERRQRALSASQNQMMKDVPSADVIIVNPTHYAVALKWSRAPGEAPVCVAKGVDEIAATIRRVAQDANVPIHSDPPTARALHATIEIGQEIEHGHFAAVAAAIRFAEAMRHKAKGRV
- a CDS encoding flagellar basal body-associated FliL family protein, with amino-acid sequence MKKILPVILLLLGSAAGVGAGIYLRPAAPEATAADVSGSEEKTHTGEDHATGDDHTADAPNDGAVEYVKLENQFVVPIVDSQRVNALVILSLSVEVPAGGKEIIYEKQPKLRDSFLQILFDHANVGGFDGSFTNAVTLGRLRTALKEIAQRDLGKEAVSDILIIEIARQDY
- the flgH gene encoding flagellar basal body L-ring protein FlgH, translating into MLFALIALGACGRSDHLGKPPSFTPTAASPETTAMVDPGLPIAIIEERPVDRASLWSGTRASLLGDRRAVVRGDILTVVIEIDEEAEISNSTDRRRNGSESLNIPNLAGIPQRLDRELPEGATSADLVGLNSASSSGGDGSVTRSEKLTLRVAATVIDVLPNGVLAISGSQELRVNFELRELLVTGYVRPADISRQNEITYDKIASARVSYGGRGQITDVQQPRIGQQVLDAVLPF
- the flgA gene encoding flagellar basal body P-ring formation chaperone FlgA, with translation MKNLFASLAWLACTIPALADTVVPSRTIRPNTLITEMDVKFAKGDLPNGFSRLSDVIGQEARVALYPGRPIYLDDIGPPALVDRNQLVLLRFTGQGLVISAEGRALERGAAGDMIRAMNLTSRATLFGQVQPDGSLIVRR
- the flgG gene encoding flagellar basal-body rod protein FlgG, with the translated sequence MRALKIAATGMSAQQTRVETISNNLANMSTTGYNARRAEFADLHYQQVARAGAVNASDGTVLPTGVQLGLGVRPAAVSLTLEQGSLSATQGDLDVAIDGLGYLEVSLPSGQTAYTRDGGLKRTGDGLIVTSDGFPVAPEIVIPSDARSISINAEGEVYAYFNEATEAQLLGQFTLSGFTNSKGLEAVGSNLFLETEASGPALVSTPGEDGLGTLRQGYLEDSSVDAVREITELIEAQRGYEMNAKVISAVDQMMSATTQVR
- a CDS encoding flagellar hook-basal body complex protein; its protein translation is MDSAGYITLSRQSGLQREMQVVANNIANAATTGFRAEGMIFSEYVQSIEHDSSLSMGQGNVGKTSFEQGGLTKTNGTFDFAIEGDGYFMIQTPTGDRLTRAGSFTPNAEGELVTNDGFRVLDAGGAPVFVPTGAGPISVSNDGTLSVDGAPIGQLGIMRPLAPLDMVREDGVMFRADEGVEPALDARVMQGFVEASNVNPLLELARMIDVQRAYEMGQSFLEAEDGRMRAALKTLTQS
- a CDS encoding flagellar biosynthetic protein FliQ — its product is MLNEVLFYDTMRQGLWVAFMISLPILAVALITGVSIGLVQALTSVQEMTLTFVPKLGAIVVVFWISMGFMTQTLVSFFHTRIIPLITGG
- the fliE gene encoding flagellar hook-basal body complex protein FliE, with the protein product MEMQTLSAIQSYTQAKPATDPSAAGGIGAAAKDMALDFAQTLAASEQTATQTMAVNADPHALVQALAQTELAVETAVTVRNKVVEAYQEILRMPV